One window from the genome of Choloepus didactylus isolate mChoDid1 chromosome 2, mChoDid1.pri, whole genome shotgun sequence encodes:
- the LOC119515660 gene encoding cyclin-C-like produces the protein MVAPWAAPRLVFFYQGKLCSMAGNFWQSSHYLQWILDKQDLLKERQKDLKFLSEEEYWKLQIFFTNVIQALGEHLKLRQQVIATATVYFKRFYARYSLKSIDPVLMAPTCVFLASKVEEFGVVSNTRLISAATSVLKTRFSYAFPKEFPYRMNHILECEFYLLELMDWCLIVYHPYRPLLQYVQDMGQEDMLLPLAWRIVNDTYRTDLCLLYPPFMIALACLHVACVVQQKDARQWFAELSVDMEKILEIIRVILKLYEQWKNFDERKEMATILSKMPKPKPPPNSEGEQGPNGSQNSSYSQS, from the coding sequence ATGGTCGCTCCGTGGGCCGCTCCCCGGCTGGTGTTTTTTTATCAGGGCAAGCTGTGTTCCATGGCTGGGAACTTCTGGCAGAGCTCCCACTATTTGCAATGGATTTTGGATAAACAAGATCTGTTGAAGGAGCGCCAAAAGGACTTAAAGTTTCTCTCAGAAGAAGAATATtggaaattacaaatattttttacaaatgTTATCCAAGCATTAGGTGAGCATCTTAAATTAAGACAACAAGTTATTGCCACTGCTACAGTCTATTTCAAGAGATTTTATGCCAGGTATTCTTTGAAAAGTATAGATCCTGTATTAATGGCTCCTACGTGTGTATTTTTGGCATCCAAAGTAGAGGAATTTGGAGTAGTCTCAAATACAAGATTGATTTCTGCTGCTACTTCTGTATTAAAAACTAGATTTTCATATGCCTTTCCAAAGGAATTTCCTTACAGGATGAACCATATATTAGAATGTGAATTCTATCTTTTAGAACTAATGGATTGGTGCTTGATAGTGTATCATCCTTATAGACCTTTGCTCCAGTATGTGCAGGACATGGGCCAAGAAGACATGTTGCTTCCCCTTGCATGGAGAATAGTGAATGATACCTACAGAACGGATCTTTGCCTACTGTATCCTCCTTTTATGATAGCTTTAGCTTGCCTACATGTAGCCTGTGTTGTACAGCAGAAAGATGCCAGACAGTGGTTTGCTGAGCTTTCTGTGGATATGGAGAAGATTTTGGAAATAATCAGGGTTATTTTAAAACTGTATGAGCAGTGGAAGAATTTTGATGAGAGAAAAGAGATGGCAACTATTCTTAGTAAGATGCCGAAACCAAAACCACCTCCAAACAGTGAAGGAGAGCAGGGTCCAAATGGAAGTCAGAACTCTAGTTACAGCCAATCCTGA